A segment of the Serratia fonticola genome:
CGTTACAAGGTGGACGCACTACCGCCGCACTGGAACTCCCTTTCAGTGCCATCAGTTGTGGTACGAAGGTGGTGATATCATTCGGTGCATGTTCGCCATCAAGCACCAACCAATCGAAACCGGCGAGCCCCAACACCTCGGTAGAGATCGGATTGGCAAGAGCTGACCAGCAACCGATCAGGGTTTCGCCCTCAAGCAATGACTGTCGAAAGCGGTTATGACAATTATTCATCACATTTCCTCTGTTCACGGGCGCGTTAACGCACCAGGCATGGGCGTTTATTGTCAAAAGTCCAGCCAGGGATCAGGTACTGCATGCCCTGTGCATCATCGCGTGCCCCTAACCCATGTTTTTTGTAAAGCTCATGGCCTTGCATCAGTCGGTCCCGATCCAGTTCAATACCCAGCCCTGGCCGTTGCGGCACCTGCACGCGCCCCCCAACGATCTGCAACGGATCCCGTGTCAGTCGTTGATTACCCTCTTGCCAGATCCAATGGGTATCGATCGCCGCAATGTTGCCCGGAGCCGCAGCCGCCACATGAGTAAACATGGCCAGCGAGATATCGAAATGGTTGTTGGAATGTGAGCCCCAGGTCAGGCCGAACTCATGGCACATCTGCGCGACGCGCACCGACCCCTGCAGGGTCCAGAAATGCGGATCGGCCAACGGAATATCCACCGATTGCAATTGCAAGGTATGGCCCATTTGTCGCCAGTCGGTGGCGATCATGTTGGTCGCAGTCGGTAATCCGGTGGCACGACGGAACTCCGCCATCACTTCACGCCCAGAGAACCCCTGCTCTGCGCCACAGGGATCTTCGGCATACGCCAACACGTTACGTAGCTGCTTACCAAGGGCTATCGCCTCTTTCAGTGACCAGGCCCCATTGGGATCGAGAGTGATCCGCGCCTGCGGGAAACGCTGGGCAAGCGCGGTGACCGCCTCTGCTTCTTCACTGCCCGCCAGCACCCCTCCTTTCAGTTTGAAATCGTTGAAGCCATACTTTTCATAAGCGGCTTCAGCCAATCGCACGATGCTTTGTGGCGTCAATGCCTCCTCGTGGCGCAGGCGATACCAGTCACAGGCATCTTGCGGCTGGCTCTGGTAAGGTAATGGGGTCTTGTTGCGATCGCCGATATAAAACAGGTATCCGAGCATTTCCACCGAGTCACGCTGCTGCCCATCGCCAAGCAAGGCGGCTACCGGCACATCAAGGAACTGCCCCAGCAGGTCCAGCATCGCCGCCTCAATACCGGTCACAACATGAATGGTGGTACGCAAATCGAAGGTTTGCAGGCCACGCCCGCTGGCATCCCGATCGGCAAAGCGCTCGCGTACCGCCTTCATCACGTTCTTGTATTCCCCCAGAGTTTTGCCAACCACCAGGGACTGAGCTTCTTCCAGGGTCTGGCGGATTTTCTCTCCCCCTGGGATCTCTCCTAATCCGGTGTTACCGGCATTATCCTGCAAGATCACGATATTTCGCGTGAAGAACGGCGCATGAGCGCCACTGAGGTTAAGCAACATGCTGTCGTAACCAGCCACTGGAACAACCTGCATGGCGATAATTTTTGGTGCTGTAGTCATAGAGATATCCTCAAAATTTTGGGTTCAATTGCCAAATTCGCCGCCGTGTCATTGCCTGCTGGCCTTAGCCATTGGCTTCAGTTCGATACGCTTGATATCCCCCACGATGAACAGGTAGCTGGCCACCGCCAACAGCGCATGGATCCCCACATAGACCAGCGCGCCGTTAAACGATCCGGTGGTACCAATGATGTAGCCGATGGCGATTGGGGTGACGATGCCGGAGATATTGCCGAACATATTGAACAGGCCGCCGCTCAGGCCGCTGATTTCTTTTGGTGCAGTATCTGCCATCACCGCCCAGCCCAGCGCGCCCAATCCCTTGCCGAAGAATGCCGCGGCCATGATGCCCACCACCATCCATTCGGTCTCGACGTAGTTACAGAAAATCATCGACATCGACAGCAACATACCCAGGACGATCGGGGTTTTACGGGCGAAGGTCAGTGACTGAGTACGACGCATCAGGTAATCGGAAATCACACCGCCCAGTACCCCACCGATAAAGCCGCAAATTGCCGGAACCGAAGCCACAAAGCCGGCCTTGAGGATCGACATTCCACGCGCTTGGACCAGATACACCGGGAACCAGGTGATAAAGAAATAGGTCAGACCGTTGATGCAGTACTGGCCAATATAGACGCCAACCATCATGCGTGAGCGAAGCAGTTGCTTGATCTGGAACCACTTCTCACCTTTAACCTTGGTTTGCTTCTCCTGTTTCTGATCCATATTGATCAAGGCGCCACCGGCTTCGATGTAATCCAGTTCAGCCTGGTTGATGCTGGGGTGATCTTTGGGATCGTGCAGCACCTTGAGCCAGATAAAGCTCAGAATAATGCCCAGTCCTCCCATAAAGAAAAACACGTGCGACCAACCAACCGCATGCGTCAACCAGCCCATGATCGGTGCAAAGATCACCGTGGCAAAGTATTGAGCAGAGTTGAAGATCGCCACCGCTGTGCCACGTTCATGCGCCGGGAACCAGGCGGCCACAATCCGGCTGTTACCCGGGAAAGACGGCGCTTCTGCCAGACCAACCAGGAAACGCAGTGCGAACAGCGCCATCACGATGCCAAATCCGCTGAAGAGATCGACAAAGCCCTGCAACAAGGTAAACAGTGACCAGATGAAAATGCTCCAGAAATAGACCCGTTTGGAACCAAAGCGATCCAGCAGCCAGCCCCCAGGGATTTGCCCGATCACATAGGCCCAGGAAAATGCAGAAAAGATATAGCCCATCCCAACCGGATCGAGGCCAATATCCTCAGCCATCGACGTACCGGCAATAGAAAGCGTAGCCCGATCGCCATAGTTGAATGAGGTGACAATAAACAGCATCACCACGATCCAGTAACGCTTGTTAGTTCGTTTTATTGCACTGCTGGCAGTGCTGATAGTAGACATGGTGCTCTCCTGAATCATAGCCTTGGCTATATTCATCCTGAACGGCCGATATAAATATCTCAGAACGAAAGGGTTTAAATTAAATTGCAGCCTTTTTTGAGCAGTTCGATTAATACGGCACTGGCAATTTTTAAACTCGATAACGCGTCGTGGAATAAAAGTATAGGGAACAGCCTAGCCAGACTCATCGGGCAAATAACCCAATAATATCGATAATAGGGTGGTTTATTTATGGCATATGCCCAAGCGGAGGCAGGCGGGTTCACGAAATCCCTCTTTCCAAAGGCATTACGTGAGCGCCATCACAGCTGACTGGCACAATGCCAAAGAATGAGCGGGAGAAAAAGATAAATCCCGGTCATTTGCATAATTTCCGGATGACAGGAGAATGTTATGCTTTTTGCTGAGCACGTCTTTCGATTATTACCCACGGCACATAAATAAGGGTACGTGAGGTTTTATTATGTCCGAATCTACTGTTAGTTATATGAAGGAAACACCGTTATATATTCAGGTTCACCCAAAAGATAACGTCGCCATTGTGGTTAATAATAATGGATTACCCAAGGGCGAGGTTTTTCCATGTGGGCTGACATTATTGGAGCATATTCCACAAGGCCATAAAGTCGCACTGCAAAATATTGCCGAAGGCGACAACATTTTGCGTTACGGCGAAGTGATCGGCTTAGCCTTGCGGGATATTGCTCGTGGTAGTTGGATCGATGAATCGCTGGTGGTCCTCCCCCCGGCGCCAGAACTGGCAAAACTGCCACTAGCCACCCATGTGCCACCACCATTACCCCCTTTGGAGGGTTATACTTTTGAAGGTTATCGAAATGCCGATGGCAGCGTGGGCAGCAAAAATCTGCTCGCTATCACCACCAGCGTGCATTGCGTGGCAGGGGTTGTGGATTATGTGGTGAAAATCATTGAGCGCGACCTGCTGGCGAAATACCCGAACGTTGATGGCGTGGTCGGCTTGAACCATCTCTATGGCTGCGGCGTGGCGATCAACGCCCCCGCCGCCGTAGTACCGATCCGCACTATCCATAACCTGGCCCTCAACCCCAATTTTGGGGGAGAAGTGATGGTAGTCGGCCTCGGGTGCGAAAAGTTGCAGCCGGAACGTTTACTGTTTGGCACCGAAGACGTACACCCGATCTCTCTGGATGAGACGTGGATTGTCCGCCTGCAGGATGAGAAGCACGTTGGTTTTCAGGCTATGGTGGCCGATATCCTGGCCGTTGCAGAGCAACACCTGCAACGCTTGAACCGCCGTCAACGGGAAACCGTGCCTGCATCAGAACTGGTGGTGGGGATGCAATGCGGTGGCAGCGATGCGTTTTCCGGCGTAACGGCCAATCCGGCAGTCGGTTTCGCTGCTGACTTGCTGGTGCGTTGCGGTGCCACCGTCATGTTCTCAGAAGTGACAGAAGTGCGTGATGCCGTCCACCTGTTAACGCCCAGAGTTGCCGATGAACAGGTTGGCAAGCGCTTACTGGAGGAGATGGCCTGGTACGACGATTATCTCAATCAGGGGCAAACCGACCGTAGCGCCAACCCCTCGCCGGGCAACAAGAAGGGCGGGCTGGCCAATGTGGTGGAAAAAGCGTTGGGTTCCATTGCCAAATCAGGCCGTAGTGCGATTGTCGAGGTGCTCTCGCCAGGACAGCGTCCCAGCAAACGGGGATTGATTTATGCCGCCACCCCAGCCAGCGACTTTGTTTGCGGCACTCAACAGCTGGCCTCCGGTATTACGGTGCAAGTATTCACTACCGGCCGGGGGACGCCCTATGGCTTAACCGCCGTTCCGGTGATCAAAATGGCAACGCGCAGTGCGCTGGCTGAACGCTGGCACGATCTGATCGATATCAACGCCGGGACGATTGCCACCGGAGAAGCGACCATTGAACAAGTGGGTTGGCAGCTGTTTGAACTGATCCTGGATATCGCCAGCGGACGCAAGAAAACCTGGTCAGATCAATGGGGCTTATACAACGCGTTAGCGGTATTTAACCCCGCTCCGGTGACCTGAGTGTATTGCCCCGCAATAGCGTGTATTCAATTGCGGGGTACGGCTTAATCCTCATCCAGTTGTAATCCCACATACAGCAGTAGACGAGCATCGAAATTGGCCAGGTTCAACCCGGTCAACTCTGAGATGCGGTTCAGACGATATTCCAACGTATTGCGGTGAATATAGAGCGCCTTGGCCGTGGCGGTAGGCTGCACGTTATTCAGGAACCAGGCGTTTAACGTACGCAGCAACAGGCCGTTGCCGTCCATCGCCTTAAGACGTTCCAACGGCCGGGCCAGTTCATCCGCCTGCCAGCCGCTGCGCAAGCTACCCAACAATACCGGCAACATCAGATCCTGATAGTAATAGGCTCGCCGCCCTGGCATACGCTGCTTGCCTACGGCCATGGTGGTACGCGCCGTGCGATACGAGCGCACCAGGCAGCCTGGACCACTGAAATAGTTGCCAAGGGCAATACGCACCCGCAAGCGGCTACTTTCGTTCATGCGCGACAGCAGGTTTTCTACCCGCCGCCGGTGATCTTCCGCATCCCAGCGCCCATGATTATTCAACGCAGGTTTAAGTACCACCATCTCGCTGAGGGAAACGATCGCAATCAGGTTGTCACGCTCTGGCAACGTCAGCAACGCCTGTAGCTGCTGTAACTCGGCCATGGCGCTGTCGACGCCTAATTGACCGCTGTCCACCTCAACGACTGCAGCTACGCGAGGCTGATTGGGATCTATCCCCAACCGATGGGCCCATTCCATCAAGGCTGGTGACAACTCTTCCGTTCGGATCAGGTTTAATACCAACTCCTCACGAAAGCGGCTGTCCTGAGCCAACATACTCATCAAGCGCGCCTGTTCCAGCATCATTTCGGCAGTCATGCAAACCAGCTCACCGTACTGTCGCAACTGCGCGGGGTTCCCGGTCAGACCGATGACCCCAACGATTTTGCCGTCAACGCGCAACGGTAAATTGATGCCGGGCCGAACGCCATGCAAATGGCGAGCGACGGCATCGTCGATATCCACCACTCGGGCTTGCGATAACACCAGCAATGCCCCTTCATGCAGTTCCCCCAAGCGCTCAGGATCGCCGCTGCCAATAATTCGTCCCCGGCCATCCATTACGTTGATATTGCTATCAATTATTTGCATAGTACGAGCAACAATTTCCCTGGCTAACTTAGCATCGAGATGATATTCCGCCATTGCGTCTTGCTCCCGCCGGAAAGTAAACAAGCGTTCAGCATACCGACGCACTTGCCCCGGCACATTGTGCAGATGCCCAAATACGTTTTGACCGAACGATGAGTTGTGCGCAGTTTCACAGTTTTAGCGCATAAAAAAAGGCACGCCGTAGCGTGCCTCTCGGAAAAAACAGGGAAGTCTTACTGCATCAGCAGGTACAGCGAGGTATCACCACGTTGGATGTTCAACGCCAGCACGGAAGGTTTGCTGTCGAGGATTTTACGCAGCTCACCCAGGTTCGCGACCGGTTGCTGGTTTACTCCCAGGATCAGGTCACCTTTTTTCAGGCCGATGCGTGCGGCTGCACTGCCCGCTTTCACATTGTCCACTTTGACACCTTTCTCTTTGCCGATATTGTTACTCAATTCCGCCCCTTCGATGCCAGTATAAATATTGCCTGAATCAATTTGAGCCTGGCTGCCTTGCTCCAGCGTGACATCCACGGTCACCGGCTTGCCATCACGGATGATGCCCAACGACATCTTGCTACCTATTGGCATCGTACCGATTTCGGCACGGAACGAAGCAAAGCTGGAGATCGCTTTACCGTTCATGGTGACGATCACGTCACCGGCCTTGATACCCGCCTTATCGGCTGAGGATTTCGGCATAACCTGGCTGACAAATGCACCACGCTGTGCATCCACTTTCATTGCCTGCGCCAGTTCGGAGTTCAGTTCAGTCCCCATGATCCCCAACTCGCCGCGTTTCACCTGGCCGTATTCCACCATCTGCGCCGTCAGGTTTTTCACCATATTGCTTGGGATGGCGAAGCCGATACCAATATTACCGCCGTCCGGCGCCAGGATCGCGGTGTTGATACCGATCAGCTCACCGTTCAGGTTCACCAGTGCGCCACCGGAGTTACCCCGGTTGATAGCCGCATCGGTCTGGATAAAGTTTTCGTAGTTTTCGATATTCAGGCCACTACGCCCCAGCGCCGAAACGATACCAGAGGTTACCGTCTCGCCCAGGCCATAAGGGTTACCGATCGCGACGGTATAATCCCCGACACGCAGTTGCTCTGAGTCTGCCATCTTGATTGCGCTCAGGTTCTTGGCGTCTTTCAGTTGGATCAGCGCGATATCAGAACGCGGATCTTTGCCGATCACTTTGGCTTCAAAGCGGCGACCATCACTCAATTGCACCTGGATCTTGGTGGCGTTATCCACCACGTGGTTATTGGTGACCACGTAGCCTTTAGCGGCATCAATAATGACACCGGAACCCAGTGCTTTAAAGGCTTCCTTGGTGCTCGGACCACCCGCACCACCCTGGCACATTGGTGAACCTTGGAACGGTGAACCGTCCTGGCAGAACGGTGAATCATCGCCAAAGAACTGCTGGAATTGCGGCGGTATTTTTGCCGAATTTACCGTGGTGCTCCCTTCCACATTGATGCTCACCACGGAAGGCATCACTTTTTCCAACATCGGCGCCAGGCTTGGCAACTGCTGGCTATTTACGGATGTGGATGCTGATGCACTTTCTGCGGCATTGGCGGTTGTTACCGGGCCCAAAGCCAAACCAATACTGAATGCCAAGGCGCTTAAAACTAATGCTGTTTTTTTCATCTGTGTGTCTCTTAAAAGTCGGTCAAGTCAATACGAGGGTCTCGGTGCTTAATAAGAGCCTATAGATAAGCCAAAGTTCCAGGCCCACAGTCGGGTAATAGTAAACAAATATTGAGAGTCTTTACAAAACTAGAAATAATGCTCCGCGCTGTCCTCTAGATTAGAAAATTAGCCATTATTTGCTTCGCCAATTATTCGGCAGCCATTAAACGACGATATTCATCATAAGCATAAAGATCGGTCATCCCACTGATATAATCCTGTAATAGCCGCGCCCGAAAATAATATTCTCTGATCGCCTGCTGTTCAGCAGAAAGGTGCTGTAAACCGTCAACCGCCTCCACATACGCTAACCGATGCTTGGTAGAAAGCTTGTGAAACAGCCGCGTTTCAATGGGGAAGGCCCGGTGGCTGTCCTCCTGCACCAAACGGCTGAAGTCGGCCAGAGGCATGGCCAACAGTGGGCTGTAAATGTCCAGCAATCCGTTGATAACTCGATACCCTTGCAGCTCCAGCTGTTCCACTTCCGGGTGGTTGAACACGTGCTTGAAAGCGACATTTTTGAAGATTTTCAACAGCTGGTAAGCCGGGCCTGAATCCTCTAACAGCGCGCCGTTAAAGTGGCCATGGTAGACCGCATCCAGGTTATCGATAAAACGCTGTGCCGCATGGGGAACCAGGCGGGCAACGGTAAACACGCGCAAATACATAAAGAACTGATCTTCTGAACTGCGCCGCGCCCCACCGCGATCTATTTTACGAAATGCGCTGGCAACGGTTTTATCAAACAGGTCTCCAGGCGCTATTGCCCCCCACTCCTGAGTTAAATGTTGATATAACTGTTCAACGGTAAAGATGTTTTTTTCAACCGCATCTTCCAGATCGGCAACGCAATAAGAAATATCGTCGGCGGCTTCCATAATATAGGTGAGTGGAAAACGATCGAATTCCCCCATGTGCAATTCACGACGTAAACGATCGACAAATGCCTCTTCCGCGAGATAAAAACCCGGTTTCTTCATTAAATAACTGTGGCTGGCCGGAATTTCATTCTCCCAATAGGCCGGACGGGTATACTTGAGGATGCAGCCGACCTGCGCATAGGTCAGATTCAACTTTAACAACGTGTAGACCAAACGGATCGCCTGGGCATTACCTTCAAAGTGGCAAAGGTCCTGACGAATACGGCTACGCAACCGGTTAAGGTCGCTCTCTCCTTCCCGCAGCCGCAAAACCTCTACCTGGCAGCGATCGTGACTGCCAGGCTCACTGCCACCGCTGGCAGGATCGAGGCGCTGGCGGAACCAGTCATTGATCGCCGACTCACCGAAATGACCAAAAGGGGGATTGCCTATATCATGCATCAGGCACGCCATCTCGACGATACTTTCAAAAGGATCGAGCAATTTGCTCAGGCCGAGCGTGTCAATACGCTTGTCCTGTTTGAAACGGTTGAGGATCTCTTTGGCAATATGCCGCCCCACCTGCTGGACTTCCATTGAATGGGTCAAACGGCTGCGTACCGCCGCGTTACGCTCCAGTGGGAACACCTGCGTTTTCTGCTGCAAGCGGCGTATCGCCGCTGAATTGACGATGCGCCCGCGATCGCTTTCGAACTGCCGGACAATATCGTACTCTTCCTCAGCGTCTATCGGCTTGCTGAATGGCCGTTGAAAGCTGATCTTTTGCTTAAAGTCGATCCCGGACATCTGTTTCTCCCACCATTGCGCATCCCTCCGTGATAACAATTCCCGGCGGCGGATGCAATGGTATTGCGGATTATCTCTCTCTCAGAGCCATGATAGACTATGGCGCAATTTCCACACCCAATCAGCGAGTGTTATTTATGAAAGTAGGCATCATCGGCGCAATGGAAGAAGAAGTCACCCTGCTGCGCGAGCAAATTGCAAACCGCCAGACCATTCAACGCGCGGGCTGTGAAATCTATACCGGCCAGATTAACGGCGTTGACGTCGCCCTGCTTAAATCCGGCATTGGCAAAGTGGCGGCGGCGCTGGGTACGACCTTGCTGCTGGAACAGTGCCAACCCGATCTGGTGATCAATACCGGTTCTGCTGGTGGCCTGGCGCCGACGTTGAAAGTGGGTGACATTGTGGTGTCTGAAGAAGTGCGCTATCACGACGCCGACGTCACCGCCTTTGGTTATGAGCCGGGTCAGATGGCCGGTTGCCCTGCTGCCTTTGTTGCCAACGATGCGTTGATTGCGCTGGCAGAAAGCTGCATCAAACAATTGAACCTGAACGCAGTGCGCGGCCTGATTTGCAGCGGTGATGCCTTCATTAACGGTGCAGAGCCGTTGGCGCGGATCCGTACAACCTTCCCAACCGTTGCTGCTGTTGAAATGGAAGCTGCCGCAATCGGCCACGTTTGCCATCAGTTCGGCACGCCATTTGTGGTGGTACGCGCGATTTCCGACGTCGCCGACAGTGAATCCCATATGAGCTTCGACGAGTTCCTGGCGGTAGCTGCCAAGCAGTCCTCGCTGATGGTCAATGCCATGCTGCAAGCCCTGGCCAAGCGCGGTTAATGTGAAGCTGCGTCTGTGCGCCCTGCTGAGCTGGCTGATCCTGGGGATGCTGCTGCCTGCCAGCGCCGCCCAACGGGTGATCAGCCTGGCACCGAGCACCACGGAGCTTGCCTACGCGGCCGGTATGGGGGATACCCTGCTGGCCGTCAGCGCTTACTCCGATTATCCCCCTGCCGCCAGGCAGCTGGAACAGGTCGCCTCCTGGCAAGGGATCAACCTGGAACGGATCCTGGCGTTGAAACCCGACCTGGTTCTCGCCTGGCGTGGCGGTAATCCCCAGCGGGTATTGGATCAGCTCGCCTCTTTCGGTATCCCGATTTTTTATGCAGATGCCAAGAATATTGACGAGATCGCCCAGTCGCTGGATGCGTTGGCGCAGTACAGCCCGCATCCAGAACAGGCACATCAGGCCGCTGCCAGCCTCCGCCAACAGGTAGAGGAGCTGAAAACGCGCTATGCCAGCAATTCGCCAAGGCCAGTGCTGTTGCAGTTTGGCACCCAACCGCTGTTCACCAGTTCGGCGGCCACGTTACAAAGCCAGGTACTGGCCTTGTGCGGCGCAAAGAATATCTTTGCCGATAGCACCGTGCCTTGGCCGCAGGTAAGCCGTGAGCAGGTGCTGGTGCGTAAACCACAGGCCATCGTCATAAGCGGAAATGCCCAGCAGATCGCCAATGTGAAAGCCTTCTGGGGCCCGCAGCTGGACGTGCCGGTGATTGCACTTGAAGAAGATTGGTTTAACCGTGCCGGGCCACGCATCATGCTGGCGGCACAATCACTATGCGGTCAATTGGCGGAGATCCATTGATGGTATTTTGGCTGGATATTCTTGGTACTGCGGTGTTTGCCATTTCCGGCGTGTTGCTGGCAGGCAAATTACGGATGGATCCCTTTGGCGTATTGGTACTGGGGGTAGTGACTGCGGTAGGCGGCGGGACTATCCGTGATATGGCGCTCGCCAACGGCCCGGTATTCTGGGTAAAGGATCCCACCGATCTGGTGGTGGCGATGATCACCTGTGTGCTGACGCTACTGCTGGTGCGCAAACCGCGTCGCTTACCGAAATGGATCCTGCCGGTGCTGGATGCCATCGGGCTGGCGGTATTCGTGGGGATCGGCGTCAATAAGGCGTTCGCTGCGGGCAGTGGCCCTTTGGTAGCAGTCTGTATGGGAGTGATCACCGGTGTCGGTGGCGGGATCATTCGCGATGTGCTGGCCCGTGAGATCCCAATGATTCTGCGTACGGAAATT
Coding sequences within it:
- the gudD gene encoding glucarate dehydratase: MTTAPKIIAMQVVPVAGYDSMLLNLSGAHAPFFTRNIVILQDNAGNTGLGEIPGGEKIRQTLEEAQSLVVGKTLGEYKNVMKAVRERFADRDASGRGLQTFDLRTTIHVVTGIEAAMLDLLGQFLDVPVAALLGDGQQRDSVEMLGYLFYIGDRNKTPLPYQSQPQDACDWYRLRHEEALTPQSIVRLAEAAYEKYGFNDFKLKGGVLAGSEEAEAVTALAQRFPQARITLDPNGAWSLKEAIALGKQLRNVLAYAEDPCGAEQGFSGREVMAEFRRATGLPTATNMIATDWRQMGHTLQLQSVDIPLADPHFWTLQGSVRVAQMCHEFGLTWGSHSNNHFDISLAMFTHVAAAAPGNIAAIDTHWIWQEGNQRLTRDPLQIVGGRVQVPQRPGLGIELDRDRLMQGHELYKKHGLGARDDAQGMQYLIPGWTFDNKRPCLVR
- a CDS encoding MFS transporter, with product MSTISTASSAIKRTNKRYWIVVMLFIVTSFNYGDRATLSIAGTSMAEDIGLDPVGMGYIFSAFSWAYVIGQIPGGWLLDRFGSKRVYFWSIFIWSLFTLLQGFVDLFSGFGIVMALFALRFLVGLAEAPSFPGNSRIVAAWFPAHERGTAVAIFNSAQYFATVIFAPIMGWLTHAVGWSHVFFFMGGLGIILSFIWLKVLHDPKDHPSINQAELDYIEAGGALINMDQKQEKQTKVKGEKWFQIKQLLRSRMMVGVYIGQYCINGLTYFFITWFPVYLVQARGMSILKAGFVASVPAICGFIGGVLGGVISDYLMRRTQSLTFARKTPIVLGMLLSMSMIFCNYVETEWMVVGIMAAAFFGKGLGALGWAVMADTAPKEISGLSGGLFNMFGNISGIVTPIAIGYIIGTTGSFNGALVYVGIHALLAVASYLFIVGDIKRIELKPMAKASRQ
- the garD gene encoding galactarate dehydratase; translated protein: MSESTVSYMKETPLYIQVHPKDNVAIVVNNNGLPKGEVFPCGLTLLEHIPQGHKVALQNIAEGDNILRYGEVIGLALRDIARGSWIDESLVVLPPAPELAKLPLATHVPPPLPPLEGYTFEGYRNADGSVGSKNLLAITTSVHCVAGVVDYVVKIIERDLLAKYPNVDGVVGLNHLYGCGVAINAPAAVVPIRTIHNLALNPNFGGEVMVVGLGCEKLQPERLLFGTEDVHPISLDETWIVRLQDEKHVGFQAMVADILAVAEQHLQRLNRRQRETVPASELVVGMQCGGSDAFSGVTANPAVGFAADLLVRCGATVMFSEVTEVRDAVHLLTPRVADEQVGKRLLEEMAWYDDYLNQGQTDRSANPSPGNKKGGLANVVEKALGSIAKSGRSAIVEVLSPGQRPSKRGLIYAATPASDFVCGTQQLASGITVQVFTTGRGTPYGLTAVPVIKMATRSALAERWHDLIDINAGTIATGEATIEQVGWQLFELILDIASGRKKTWSDQWGLYNALAVFNPAPVT
- a CDS encoding CdaR family transcriptional regulator, which codes for MAEYHLDAKLAREIVARTMQIIDSNINVMDGRGRIIGSGDPERLGELHEGALLVLSQARVVDIDDAVARHLHGVRPGINLPLRVDGKIVGVIGLTGNPAQLRQYGELVCMTAEMMLEQARLMSMLAQDSRFREELVLNLIRTEELSPALMEWAHRLGIDPNQPRVAAVVEVDSGQLGVDSAMAELQQLQALLTLPERDNLIAIVSLSEMVVLKPALNNHGRWDAEDHRRRVENLLSRMNESSRLRVRIALGNYFSGPGCLVRSYRTARTTMAVGKQRMPGRRAYYYQDLMLPVLLGSLRSGWQADELARPLERLKAMDGNGLLLRTLNAWFLNNVQPTATAKALYIHRNTLEYRLNRISELTGLNLANFDARLLLYVGLQLDED
- the degP gene encoding serine endoprotease DegP, producing the protein MKKTALVLSALAFSIGLALGPVTTANAAESASASTSVNSQQLPSLAPMLEKVMPSVVSINVEGSTTVNSAKIPPQFQQFFGDDSPFCQDGSPFQGSPMCQGGAGGPSTKEAFKALGSGVIIDAAKGYVVTNNHVVDNATKIQVQLSDGRRFEAKVIGKDPRSDIALIQLKDAKNLSAIKMADSEQLRVGDYTVAIGNPYGLGETVTSGIVSALGRSGLNIENYENFIQTDAAINRGNSGGALVNLNGELIGINTAILAPDGGNIGIGFAIPSNMVKNLTAQMVEYGQVKRGELGIMGTELNSELAQAMKVDAQRGAFVSQVMPKSSADKAGIKAGDVIVTMNGKAISSFASFRAEIGTMPIGSKMSLGIIRDGKPVTVDVTLEQGSQAQIDSGNIYTGIEGAELSNNIGKEKGVKVDNVKAGSAAARIGLKKGDLILGVNQQPVANLGELRKILDSKPSVLALNIQRGDTSLYLLMQ
- the dgt gene encoding dGTPase translates to MSGIDFKQKISFQRPFSKPIDAEEEYDIVRQFESDRGRIVNSAAIRRLQQKTQVFPLERNAAVRSRLTHSMEVQQVGRHIAKEILNRFKQDKRIDTLGLSKLLDPFESIVEMACLMHDIGNPPFGHFGESAINDWFRQRLDPASGGSEPGSHDRCQVEVLRLREGESDLNRLRSRIRQDLCHFEGNAQAIRLVYTLLKLNLTYAQVGCILKYTRPAYWENEIPASHSYLMKKPGFYLAEEAFVDRLRRELHMGEFDRFPLTYIMEAADDISYCVADLEDAVEKNIFTVEQLYQHLTQEWGAIAPGDLFDKTVASAFRKIDRGGARRSSEDQFFMYLRVFTVARLVPHAAQRFIDNLDAVYHGHFNGALLEDSGPAYQLLKIFKNVAFKHVFNHPEVEQLELQGYRVINGLLDIYSPLLAMPLADFSRLVQEDSHRAFPIETRLFHKLSTKHRLAYVEAVDGLQHLSAEQQAIREYYFRARLLQDYISGMTDLYAYDEYRRLMAAE
- the mtnN gene encoding 5'-methylthioadenosine/S-adenosylhomocysteine nucleosidase, with translation MKVGIIGAMEEEVTLLREQIANRQTIQRAGCEIYTGQINGVDVALLKSGIGKVAAALGTTLLLEQCQPDLVINTGSAGGLAPTLKVGDIVVSEEVRYHDADVTAFGYEPGQMAGCPAAFVANDALIALAESCIKQLNLNAVRGLICSGDAFINGAEPLARIRTTFPTVAAVEMEAAAIGHVCHQFGTPFVVVRAISDVADSESHMSFDEFLAVAAKQSSLMVNAMLQALAKRG
- the btuF gene encoding vitamin B12 ABC transporter substrate-binding protein BtuF; the encoded protein is MKLRLCALLSWLILGMLLPASAAQRVISLAPSTTELAYAAGMGDTLLAVSAYSDYPPAARQLEQVASWQGINLERILALKPDLVLAWRGGNPQRVLDQLASFGIPIFYADAKNIDEIAQSLDALAQYSPHPEQAHQAAASLRQQVEELKTRYASNSPRPVLLQFGTQPLFTSSAATLQSQVLALCGAKNIFADSTVPWPQVSREQVLVRKPQAIVISGNAQQIANVKAFWGPQLDVPVIALEEDWFNRAGPRIMLAAQSLCGQLAEIH
- a CDS encoding TRIC cation channel family protein, yielding MMVFWLDILGTAVFAISGVLLAGKLRMDPFGVLVLGVVTAVGGGTIRDMALANGPVFWVKDPTDLVVAMITCVLTLLLVRKPRRLPKWILPVLDAIGLAVFVGIGVNKAFAAGSGPLVAVCMGVITGVGGGIIRDVLAREIPMILRTEIYATACIIGGAVHVTAFYTFDLPLQQAMMLGMLITLGIRLAAIRWHLKLPAFILEQ